One Gimesia aquarii DNA segment encodes these proteins:
- a CDS encoding acetyl-CoA carboxylase carboxyltransferase subunit alpha, which translates to MSVINQLPFERPIYDLEEQLKKIEQEPDPTPNTKDAIRNMRLEITRMKREIFANLDAWDTVKVARHPERPQTLDYLELVFDEFVELHGDRAMGDDRAILTGFAKLDGQKVMFVGQQKGRSLKERTECFYGCAHPEGYRKALSKMKMAEKFGIPIICLIDTPGAYPGIKAEEHGQAYNIAVNLREMSLLKTPIICVVIGEGGSGGALGIGIGDRIAVLQYAYYSVITPEGCAGILWKDVKFANEAANALKFTSQNLFDLGIIDEIIPEPLGGAHRDHRQMATALKASLAANLKELKELPSDQLVDLRYEKFRKIGMFNETGEIE; encoded by the coding sequence ATGTCTGTCATCAATCAGCTTCCATTCGAGCGTCCCATTTACGATCTGGAAGAACAGCTCAAAAAAATCGAACAGGAACCGGATCCTACCCCCAACACCAAAGATGCCATCCGCAATATGCGTCTGGAAATCACACGCATGAAACGCGAGATCTTTGCGAATCTTGATGCCTGGGATACCGTAAAGGTTGCCCGCCATCCTGAACGTCCCCAAACCCTGGATTACCTCGAATTGGTCTTTGATGAATTCGTAGAATTACACGGCGATAGAGCCATGGGTGATGATCGTGCTATCCTGACTGGTTTTGCCAAGCTCGACGGACAAAAAGTTATGTTCGTTGGTCAACAAAAAGGCCGTAGCTTAAAAGAACGTACCGAGTGCTTTTATGGCTGTGCTCATCCGGAAGGTTATCGTAAGGCACTTTCCAAAATGAAGATGGCGGAAAAGTTTGGCATACCCATCATCTGCTTGATCGATACGCCAGGCGCTTATCCGGGAATCAAAGCAGAAGAACACGGTCAAGCCTACAACATCGCAGTCAACCTTAGAGAAATGTCGCTACTGAAAACCCCCATCATCTGTGTGGTGATTGGCGAGGGTGGCTCTGGGGGAGCATTGGGAATCGGAATCGGCGACCGTATTGCCGTCTTACAATACGCTTATTATTCTGTCATCACCCCTGAAGGTTGTGCAGGCATTTTGTGGAAAGATGTTAAATTCGCCAACGAAGCCGCCAACGCACTGAAATTTACCAGCCAGAACTTGTTCGACCTGGGAATCATTGACGAAATCATTCCAGAACCATTGGGGGGAGCACATCGTGATCATCGTCAAATGGCGACTGCTTTGAAGGCTTCATTAGCAGCCAATCTGAAGGAGTTGAAGGAGCTTCCCAGCGATCAATTAGTCGATCTCCGCTACGAGAAATTTCGTAAGATCGGCATGTTCAACGAAACAGGGGAAATCGAGTAA
- a CDS encoding glutaredoxin family protein produces the protein MSTTARKEELPQGLSVLGNTLLFLGLGIFALSLTGTSWLPFTMPRSWFQNPTVWKLLALCLSFGGIAILKQISSSEMKEGERKYEPQQTRDWIPEEPGQRFETLTVYTKENCPLCEEATEILEDYSAYLPQVELIDIYSDPALVEKFGTCVPVVLIDGKIRFRGRINEVLLRRLIVASPARELLKKSCGCNKQGCGCKPEPTQLKSSGCGSNCRCA, from the coding sequence ATGAGCACGACTGCACGCAAAGAAGAACTTCCACAAGGACTCTCTGTTTTGGGGAACACCTTGTTATTTCTGGGCTTAGGTATTTTTGCTCTCTCTCTGACAGGTACGAGTTGGCTCCCCTTTACCATGCCCCGTTCCTGGTTTCAGAATCCAACTGTGTGGAAGCTATTGGCACTCTGTTTGTCCTTCGGCGGAATTGCGATTTTAAAGCAAATTTCCAGTTCGGAAATGAAAGAGGGAGAACGTAAGTACGAACCCCAGCAAACCAGAGACTGGATCCCGGAAGAGCCTGGACAGCGCTTTGAGACACTCACGGTATACACAAAAGAAAACTGTCCCCTCTGCGAAGAAGCAACCGAGATCCTGGAAGATTACTCCGCCTATCTGCCTCAAGTGGAATTGATTGATATCTATAGTGATCCGGCACTTGTGGAAAAATTTGGCACATGTGTCCCCGTCGTACTGATTGATGGCAAAATCCGATTCCGCGGACGCATCAATGAAGTGTTGCTTCGTCGTCTGATCGTAGCATCACCTGCCAGAGAGCTTTTGAAGAAAAGCTGTGGCTGTAATAAACAAGGCTGCGGCTGTAAGCCAGAACCAACACAGCTCAAATCGAGCGGATGTGGTAGTAATTGCCGGTGCGCTTGA
- a CDS encoding methyltransferase gives MSRKSKKKQRSKKMAPAPEQMLLDYLAPEWQAKHTLCFQSNLQPLTTQMIQRAQPDSCVDSFSFDKTISNRIQQKCRLLQEEQPLSIEWNALCDNDFPESKYDAALLPLSEQYSDEYVRDLTFSAVHCLQIGGMLTIASPRIKDYEYHKFLKSLFSKVTRIVSDFGIIYQGKKQKTLSNKKDFLDETVIRDSDHLLHAFTQPGVFSHRRPNQSARALTNLMELSDKTTILNVDCGSGIVAFVAAARHETATVHAIDSNARAVKCTEQGIAKNHLSNVRVELHKEGEGIVPETYDYVLACKSYFTSEDQGEAFLQMSLRALKPGGLLQFSTKQYQWYANRLLDLFTDVAIDGSTHHFMLSAKKSAHTTSDLQY, from the coding sequence ATGTCACGCAAATCTAAAAAGAAACAACGTTCGAAAAAAATGGCTCCAGCACCGGAACAGATGCTGCTGGACTATTTGGCACCTGAGTGGCAAGCCAAGCACACACTCTGCTTTCAATCAAATTTACAGCCACTCACAACACAAATGATACAACGTGCCCAGCCAGACAGCTGCGTTGACAGTTTCAGTTTTGATAAAACGATTAGCAACCGCATTCAGCAAAAATGTCGTCTCTTACAGGAAGAACAACCGCTTTCGATTGAATGGAATGCGCTCTGCGACAACGATTTTCCTGAAAGTAAATATGACGCGGCACTTTTACCGCTCTCGGAACAGTATTCCGACGAGTATGTGCGAGATTTGACATTCTCTGCCGTTCACTGCCTGCAAATTGGAGGCATGCTGACCATTGCTTCGCCTCGCATCAAAGATTACGAATATCATAAATTTCTGAAGTCACTCTTCAGCAAAGTGACGAGAATCGTTTCTGACTTTGGAATCATCTATCAAGGCAAAAAACAGAAAACGCTCTCCAATAAAAAAGACTTTCTCGATGAAACAGTCATTCGTGATAGCGATCACTTGTTGCATGCGTTTACGCAACCTGGCGTCTTCAGCCACCGTCGTCCCAATCAAAGTGCGCGTGCTTTGACTAACCTCATGGAACTTTCTGATAAGACAACTATCTTAAACGTTGATTGTGGTTCTGGCATTGTTGCGTTTGTTGCAGCAGCTCGTCATGAAACCGCAACCGTACACGCCATTGACAGTAATGCACGCGCTGTGAAATGCACAGAGCAGGGGATAGCCAAAAATCATTTGTCTAACGTTCGTGTGGAATTACACAAAGAAGGAGAGGGCATCGTTCCAGAAACCTACGATTATGTTCTCGCGTGTAAATCCTATTTCACGAGCGAAGATCAGGGAGAGGCCTTCTTACAGATGAGTCTGCGTGCCTTGAAGCCAGGAGGTCTGTTACAGTTTTCTACCAAACAATATCAATGGTACGCGAATCGTTTGCTTGATCTATTCACCGATGTTGCAATCGACGGCTCTACACATCACTTCATGTTGAGCGCAAAAAAGTCGGCTCATACTACGTCAGATCTGCAATATTAA
- a CDS encoding zonular occludens toxin domain-containing protein gives MAYRDQLIITAAPSGTGKTYVRGVCYIVKVFLPDESGVLYSNYPHDIPAIQEHFKGKIGPEEIERRLQRIPRDVLDSWMNDGCGPWDYFAGKDVKGAHIAIDEVHNYLHKKSSTSHVQLWKKFLGEIRKRGATIELLTQAQNKLPSDLLTEAALLIRLVDSQSLQDPLFKIELADWYEMLACYTGIYPAAVWEIREHLVGTKHEEISRRKWRRDKYFFKLYNSYNDTEDGEQGIGEPPPKMYQKLNFIALHWWFLKKNFESVLPRVLGVAFAFWLVSGGFVMVMNYFMGRMMDTAKITAKSKVGKTPGVDSQTLAPDDENLGEWVTIKQRKELQDQLALEKQRSESLQKFRDDVNKNIAEMKRRGDRIGMLFRDYAVTESGRMVRKGDDIYTYMGLKIIDRINKDEGNVYFTDGGLYHVGQHTRRLSNKIEALTSPTLQTVLDGTGGGSQRTGRKRLTEAERKQRIKFQGRRPTTLYTPASDFEKLRENNRRRSGSHESAGHSGSHRPIPDVNALNGGSSSRR, from the coding sequence ATGGCTTATCGTGATCAATTAATTATCACTGCGGCACCGTCGGGAACAGGGAAAACTTATGTTCGCGGTGTTTGCTACATTGTCAAAGTATTCTTGCCTGATGAGTCGGGGGTTTTGTATTCGAATTATCCGCATGATATCCCCGCCATTCAGGAACACTTTAAAGGGAAGATTGGGCCGGAAGAAATCGAGCGTCGTTTGCAACGTATCCCGCGTGACGTTTTAGATTCATGGATGAATGACGGTTGCGGTCCGTGGGATTACTTCGCCGGGAAAGACGTGAAGGGGGCACACATCGCCATTGATGAGGTGCATAATTACTTGCATAAAAAAAGTAGTACCTCTCATGTTCAACTCTGGAAAAAATTCCTTGGTGAAATTCGAAAACGTGGTGCCACGATTGAGCTGTTGACGCAAGCTCAAAATAAGCTGCCTTCTGATCTGTTAACTGAAGCCGCCTTGCTGATTCGTTTGGTTGACTCTCAGTCACTACAAGATCCCTTGTTCAAAATTGAGTTGGCTGACTGGTACGAAATGCTGGCTTGTTATACCGGGATTTATCCGGCGGCCGTGTGGGAAATCAGGGAGCATCTAGTCGGCACAAAGCACGAAGAAATTTCGCGTCGAAAGTGGCGGCGGGATAAATATTTTTTCAAGCTCTACAATTCTTACAATGATACAGAAGATGGAGAGCAGGGGATTGGGGAACCTCCTCCTAAAATGTATCAGAAATTAAATTTCATCGCCCTTCACTGGTGGTTTCTCAAGAAAAACTTCGAGTCGGTTTTGCCTCGCGTCTTGGGCGTTGCTTTTGCTTTCTGGCTCGTCTCTGGCGGCTTTGTGATGGTCATGAATTATTTCATGGGGCGTATGATGGATACCGCAAAGATCACTGCAAAATCCAAAGTAGGAAAAACACCTGGCGTTGATTCACAAACATTAGCACCTGATGATGAAAATCTCGGTGAATGGGTCACGATTAAACAGCGTAAAGAATTGCAAGATCAATTGGCGTTAGAAAAACAACGCTCTGAATCGTTACAGAAGTTTCGAGATGATGTGAATAAAAACATTGCCGAAATGAAACGGCGTGGTGATCGTATCGGAATGTTATTCCGTGACTACGCGGTGACGGAATCGGGGCGAATGGTTCGTAAGGGAGACGACATTTACACATACATGGGATTGAAAATTATAGATCGGATTAACAAGGATGAGGGTAACGTTTATTTTACTGATGGTGGCTTGTACCACGTTGGGCAGCACACTCGCCGGTTGTCGAACAAGATCGAAGCACTCACGTCTCCAACCCTTCAAACAGTACTTGACGGAACTGGTGGAGGAAGTCAAAGAACAGGACGAAAACGACTCACAGAAGCAGAACGAAAACAGCGTATTAAATTTCAAGGCAGACGCCCAACCACTTTATACACTCCTGCAAGTGATTTCGAAAAACTCAGGGAAAACAATCGTCGCCGATCAGGCTCTCATGAATCAGCCGGTCACTCTGGAAGTCATCGACCAATCCCTGACGTCAACGCTCTCAATGGTGGCTCGTCATCTCGGCGTTGA
- a CDS encoding YiiX/YebB-like N1pC/P60 family cysteine hydrolase, which translates to MSLFLSITILASAPLIPHENEQPPAQAEKPQMTTNFTTFDQLADSLSSRVQTGTLLFSKGDCLAVRIYTKSAYTHVAMVVIRNGEPLVYDSMNGTGARCLTLKNYLNTQRPATIHIFQPKTKFNPSMTAEYEHYLDQKLGTPYSIKHHLTGSRAKGIHCAEYAIDALSACNLMKANAPAKVSPASLVTGIVKSDRYTPSVTFELKRPPRVSEKSSGWCHQLWIDTKNCTSACCIKLRGWVFCQ; encoded by the coding sequence ATGTCATTATTCCTGTCTATTACGATCCTGGCTTCCGCGCCACTAATTCCCCATGAAAATGAGCAGCCACCTGCCCAGGCTGAAAAACCACAAATGACAACTAATTTTACAACTTTCGACCAACTGGCCGATTCACTTTCTTCCCGCGTTCAGACAGGCACTCTGCTATTCAGCAAAGGAGACTGTCTGGCAGTTCGCATTTACACAAAAAGTGCTTATACGCATGTCGCAATGGTTGTGATCCGAAATGGCGAACCATTAGTTTACGACAGCATGAATGGAACAGGGGCCCGCTGCCTGACACTGAAAAATTATTTGAATACACAACGTCCCGCTACGATTCATATCTTTCAACCAAAGACGAAATTTAATCCATCCATGACAGCTGAATATGAGCATTATCTGGATCAAAAATTGGGAACGCCTTATTCAATCAAACATCATTTGACCGGAAGCAGAGCTAAGGGAATCCATTGTGCGGAATACGCCATCGACGCATTATCTGCTTGCAATTTGATGAAAGCGAATGCCCCCGCCAAAGTCTCTCCGGCTTCTTTAGTCACGGGGATCGTCAAATCAGATCGCTATACTCCCTCCGTCACTTTCGAGTTGAAACGACCACCGCGCGTGTCAGAAAAATCGAGTGGCTGGTGCCATCAACTCTGGATTGATACCAAAAACTGTACTTCTGCCTGTTGTATTAAATTGCGGGGATGGGTCTTCTGCCAATAA
- a CDS encoding efflux RND transporter periplasmic adaptor subunit codes for MLKLLRDKQAVLSVSCIKKCLCYSLIVAILLSVTPTSAQKDTKGPQTVSIEREAISLRHPRDYYVPLNLKPVRSLVISSPIDGVVHAVDVKSGEKPTSKAVLVRLDSSIPEAEVTRAEAALELAKQEQKNATGKATAIAKAKVDLAEAELKIANIRLEQTNIRAPFQGEIFRIFAAPGAFVRAGEPLLELGDTSKLQVEIPLEREQAQKGTSINLNVEEQTAQATVDQILPLAPKFEKLRDLGNSITSAVVILNNNGNQFRPGQAVNVALIPRYPIAEIPTISVKNTPEGKRTIQIVRENVIRDLIPQILGQIGPERLFVSAAFNKDDEIIVSTSQPLPDGTAVQPKLTVGKPEPTQRKTTGRSPSKPTEKKVSF; via the coding sequence ATGTTGAAGCTCCTCCGTGATAAACAAGCAGTCTTGTCTGTGTCTTGTATTAAAAAGTGCCTCTGCTATTCCCTGATTGTAGCGATTTTGCTATCAGTCACTCCTACCTCTGCACAGAAAGATACTAAGGGGCCACAGACTGTTTCGATTGAGCGAGAAGCAATCTCACTCAGGCATCCACGTGATTATTACGTTCCGTTGAATTTAAAACCGGTACGTTCACTCGTAATATCTTCGCCGATCGATGGCGTTGTGCATGCAGTTGATGTCAAGTCAGGAGAGAAACCAACATCGAAAGCGGTTTTAGTTCGTCTGGATTCCAGTATCCCGGAAGCCGAAGTCACGCGCGCAGAAGCAGCCCTGGAACTGGCCAAACAGGAACAAAAAAATGCAACAGGCAAAGCCACAGCAATTGCCAAAGCCAAAGTGGATCTGGCCGAGGCAGAATTGAAAATCGCCAACATTCGATTAGAGCAAACCAATATCCGCGCGCCATTTCAAGGAGAGATCTTCCGAATCTTCGCCGCGCCAGGTGCCTTCGTCAGAGCAGGGGAGCCACTTCTGGAATTGGGAGACACTTCAAAACTTCAAGTTGAGATCCCATTGGAACGCGAACAGGCGCAAAAAGGCACCAGCATTAATCTCAATGTCGAAGAACAGACAGCTCAAGCCACTGTTGACCAAATACTTCCTCTCGCCCCAAAATTTGAAAAGCTCAGAGATCTGGGGAATTCCATCACCTCGGCTGTCGTGATTTTGAATAATAATGGGAATCAGTTTCGGCCAGGTCAGGCAGTGAATGTGGCATTGATTCCACGCTATCCGATTGCGGAAATCCCTACCATTTCCGTCAAGAACACCCCTGAAGGAAAACGAACAATTCAGATTGTTCGTGAAAATGTGATCAGAGATCTGATTCCCCAAATCCTGGGTCAGATCGGCCCAGAACGGCTCTTTGTCTCAGCTGCTTTCAATAAAGATGATGAGATCATAGTCAGCACATCACAACCACTACCGGATGGAACTGCAGTGCAACCCAAGCTGACAGTCGGCAAGCCAGAGCCGACCCAGAGAAAAACGACAGGCCGTTCTCCTTCAAAACCAACTGAAAAAAAGGTCAGCTTTTAG
- a CDS encoding response regulator gives MSSEISLKNSKVLIADDNHQNCELLDAYLLDEGYETFMAYDGKETIEKVTEIEPDLILLDIMMPKLSGYEVCAQLKQNEETKDIPILVVTALNEMGDIEKSVQAGCDDFLTKPVNRIELTTRVRSLLRVRHLTNERDRLLAYLAEVERTPNSTSSES, from the coding sequence ATGTCGTCTGAAATCTCATTGAAGAATTCAAAAGTACTCATCGCTGATGATAATCATCAGAATTGCGAGCTATTAGACGCATATCTGCTGGATGAAGGTTATGAAACCTTCATGGCATATGACGGCAAAGAAACAATTGAGAAGGTCACTGAAATTGAGCCTGATCTGATCTTACTGGATATCATGATGCCTAAACTAAGCGGCTATGAAGTTTGCGCACAGCTGAAACAAAATGAAGAGACCAAAGATATTCCCATTCTGGTCGTCACGGCATTGAATGAAATGGGAGATATTGAAAAATCCGTGCAGGCTGGCTGTGATGATTTTTTAACCAAGCCTGTGAATCGAATTGAATTAACCACGCGGGTCCGTTCTCTATTGCGTGTCAGACATTTGACAAATGAGCGGGATCGATTGCTGGCTTACCTTGCGGAAGTGGAACGCACACCTAATTCCACTTCCAGTGAATCATAA
- a CDS encoding class I SAM-dependent rRNA methyltransferase translates to MTDSNPIGSDLTVTTETVSTPCVTLKPRRALPFFGRHPWVFAGAISKIEGSPQAGDEVILQSDKKEFIARGLYNPNSNIRVRLYAWKEEQILNENFWEHRLEQAVALRETVGLLDQFENTGCRLVFSEADQLSGLTIDRYGQWFLVQFSSLALSQKQELVIQFLKKRFQPRGIWLRTEKGMRESEGLEVSDQLLDGEAPPEHFFLEENGVRYGMSMVTGQKTGFYLDQRENRLAAARYLKGHRLLEMHCYTGGFALNAVIHGKAQSVLAYDSSPSAIEQATANAELNGVGNRIQFQTGKAYAVLEQLKAEGEQFDSVILDPPKMARHRSGIKQALKGYFSLNRLAFDVLKPGGILVTCSCSGLISQSEFQQMLSSVSQHTRRHVQILEQRGQPADHPVSPSCPENHYLTCLICRVL, encoded by the coding sequence ATGACTGATTCAAACCCAATAGGGTCCGACTTGACAGTCACTACCGAAACAGTTTCAACACCATGTGTAACTCTCAAACCAAGACGTGCACTCCCTTTCTTTGGTCGGCATCCCTGGGTCTTTGCCGGAGCGATCTCGAAAATTGAGGGATCTCCTCAAGCCGGTGATGAGGTGATCCTGCAATCAGATAAGAAAGAATTTATCGCTCGCGGACTATACAATCCCAATAGCAACATTCGAGTCCGCCTGTATGCGTGGAAAGAAGAGCAAATCCTGAATGAAAACTTTTGGGAACATCGACTGGAGCAGGCAGTTGCACTGCGCGAAACAGTCGGCTTGTTGGATCAGTTTGAAAACACTGGTTGCCGACTGGTCTTTAGTGAAGCAGATCAACTCTCAGGACTGACCATTGACCGTTATGGCCAATGGTTTCTAGTTCAATTTTCCAGTTTGGCACTCTCACAAAAACAGGAACTGGTAATCCAGTTTCTCAAAAAAAGATTTCAACCCAGGGGAATCTGGTTACGTACCGAAAAAGGGATGCGTGAATCGGAAGGTCTGGAAGTCTCTGATCAGCTGCTCGATGGCGAAGCACCTCCCGAACATTTCTTTCTCGAAGAGAATGGAGTTCGTTATGGCATGAGCATGGTGACGGGACAAAAAACCGGGTTTTATCTTGATCAACGCGAAAATCGTCTGGCAGCAGCCAGGTACCTGAAAGGGCACCGCCTGCTGGAGATGCATTGCTACACGGGAGGCTTCGCTCTGAATGCAGTGATTCATGGCAAAGCACAATCAGTTCTCGCCTACGATTCTTCACCATCCGCCATCGAACAGGCCACTGCCAATGCAGAACTGAATGGTGTAGGTAATCGAATTCAATTCCAAACTGGAAAAGCATACGCAGTACTCGAACAGTTAAAAGCAGAAGGAGAACAATTCGATTCGGTCATTCTGGATCCCCCCAAAATGGCGCGACATCGCAGCGGAATCAAACAGGCCCTGAAAGGATACTTCAGCTTGAACCGTTTGGCATTCGATGTTCTGAAACCAGGAGGCATTCTGGTTACTTGCAGTTGTTCGGGACTGATCAGCCAGTCAGAATTTCAGCAGATGCTGTCTTCAGTTTCACAACATACGCGACGACATGTCCAGATTCTGGAACAGCGTGGGCAACCCGCCGACCATCCCGTTTCTCCCAGTTGTCCAGAGAACCATTACTTGACATGTTTGATCTGCCGTGTTTTATAA
- a CDS encoding serine/threonine protein kinase, translating into MAETTETAEAENVVDEYELVNLIADGTTTQVWEVKEQGGTTSFAMKRLLPEPMKKPEVVATMKLEAKVAGSLDHPNLIFLHKFVKSKKHIYLLMDYFRAPNLRSQMSSDQLSVQSRLRKLVESTAMALGHMHEKGWVHKDIKPENILISKSSEVKVIDFGLAVPVAKGIGKLFGKPKTVQGTRSYIAPETIKKLPLGPEADVYSLGITIFEILTGKTPFHGENPKEVLLKHISERPVPPSSINPNVSPEFDEFVLKMLAKKPADRFQSMDEIVSSMRNMKLFKTEISEVIAQEKAQADKEEKESMKEKRLDSRADARLSELVKADPKLAEQLIAERKANAKPKRKPEPPKEKKPQQQPPPPQPMPGGYPPQYQQPMYPPQPMPGYQMPPQPMPGQPMPGQPVMHPPQQQGQPLPPGAYPPPGHPQQPQQPYPQHQPPQPGMPPQQTPVAPAPTQAPQPQPQAQQPPAAQQPPAQQPQETAESKKKNKNDDDLPFMDELPDVI; encoded by the coding sequence ATGGCAGAAACAACGGAAACAGCAGAAGCAGAAAATGTTGTCGATGAATATGAATTAGTCAATCTCATCGCCGATGGCACCACGACGCAAGTCTGGGAAGTAAAAGAACAGGGTGGAACGACCAGTTTTGCGATGAAACGACTCCTCCCAGAGCCTATGAAAAAACCGGAAGTGGTTGCCACGATGAAGCTCGAGGCAAAAGTGGCTGGATCCCTGGATCATCCCAATCTGATCTTTCTTCATAAATTTGTGAAATCCAAAAAGCATATTTATTTGCTGATGGATTATTTTCGCGCTCCCAATCTACGTTCGCAAATGTCTTCTGACCAACTCAGCGTACAATCACGGCTGAGAAAGCTGGTAGAGTCAACAGCGATGGCACTCGGGCACATGCATGAAAAAGGTTGGGTTCACAAAGACATCAAGCCCGAAAATATTCTGATCAGTAAAAGTTCGGAAGTCAAAGTCATCGACTTCGGACTCGCCGTACCCGTTGCCAAAGGGATTGGTAAGTTGTTTGGAAAACCCAAAACCGTTCAGGGCACACGCTCTTACATAGCACCAGAAACAATTAAGAAACTCCCACTCGGTCCGGAAGCGGATGTTTATAGCCTGGGAATCACGATCTTCGAAATCCTCACTGGAAAAACTCCCTTTCATGGCGAAAATCCTAAAGAAGTTCTTCTAAAACATATTTCAGAACGCCCTGTACCTCCTTCGAGCATTAATCCGAATGTGTCACCCGAATTTGATGAATTCGTACTGAAGATGCTGGCTAAGAAACCTGCAGACCGATTTCAATCAATGGATGAAATCGTTTCTTCCATGAGGAATATGAAATTATTCAAAACAGAAATTTCAGAAGTCATCGCTCAGGAAAAAGCGCAAGCAGATAAAGAAGAAAAGGAATCGATGAAAGAAAAGCGACTGGACAGTCGCGCGGATGCTCGCTTATCGGAACTGGTTAAAGCTGACCCCAAACTGGCTGAGCAATTAATAGCCGAACGTAAAGCCAACGCCAAGCCGAAACGAAAGCCAGAACCTCCCAAAGAAAAGAAACCCCAGCAACAACCGCCACCACCTCAGCCTATGCCGGGGGGATACCCGCCACAGTATCAGCAACCAATGTATCCACCCCAACCAATGCCCGGGTATCAGATGCCACCGCAACCCATGCCGGGACAACCAATGCCAGGGCAACCTGTGATGCACCCACCACAACAACAAGGACAACCCCTGCCTCCGGGAGCTTATCCTCCACCAGGTCATCCGCAGCAACCACAACAACCGTATCCTCAGCATCAACCACCGCAACCTGGCATGCCACCACAACAGACTCCTGTCGCGCCGGCACCAACTCAGGCACCGCAGCCACAACCACAGGCGCAGCAACCCCCAGCAGCGCAACAACCACCGGCTCAGCAACCTCAGGAGACCGCCGAGAGCAAGAAAAAAAACAAGAACGATGATGATCTTCCTTTTATGGATGAATTGCCAGACGTGATCTAA